A window of Marinobacter sp. F4206 genomic DNA:
GATTACCTTGAGATGAGGGCTTCGCAAGTTCTGGCAATGCCCGCCGGGTTTGTCTGGAAGATGAACGCCAGTCGGGGCCTGATGCGTTTGTCTGGTTCCGATACGGAAGGCTGGACCCGATTCTGGCTGATGGAGCTTCTTCCGGTGGCGCGGGCTGGTGGCGATCCGGATCATACCCGGTCTGCATTCGGCCGGTACGTGGCTGAAGCGGTTTTCTGGAGCCCGGCGTCGGTGTTGCCCGGGCCGGGAATTCGTTGGGAGCTGGTGGACGAAAACACCGCGAGAGTGACGGTTCGCAGTAACGGCTTGGAACAGGCGGTTGATGTGACGGTCGCCAAGAACGGGCAGCCGGAGGAGGTCAGTTTTTTTCGCTGGAGTAACGCCAACCCGGAAAAGGTTCACCGACTCCAGCCGTTCGGTGGCTACTTGTCGGAATTTCGGGACTTCGGAGGGTTTCGGCTGCCCACTCGGGTGGCGGCCGGCAATTTTTTTGGCACCGAGGATTATTTCCCGTTCTTTGTCGTTTCCGTAACGGATATAACCTTTCCGGGAGCCTGATCAGGCTATGCCAGGATCAGCATCACTGATCCTGGACCTACCTGAAGGCTTTCTTCAGCGCACGACAAATACGGAAATATCGCTTTCCTTGACGATATTGGCGGCATTGGAATGCAGGATATGCAGTTTATCGCCAATGCCGGGCGTGTGAGATGCCATGACAACCAGATCCGCCCCGGTGTCCCTGATAGCTTCCAGAAGCTTGTCATCCAGCTCTACCGCGGTGTCTGCGGTGGACAGCACTTTGCTTGTGGCCCGGATTCCATGCGCCTTGCCCTGTTCCTCGGCGAAGGCCTCAAGCTTTTCGGCCAGCTCCTCGGGGTTGTGCGCTGCTGCGCCCGGAGCGGTGTTGGTCACGGTGACGTAGCAAACCGAGGCATCGTAATGCTTGGCAATATCAATCGCTGTGTTCAATGCCTTGGGCATTTTTTCGGTGTGTGCCAGGTCTACCGGCACGAGTAATTTGTGATACATAGCGCTTCTCCTTATCTCGCTTGGGATGTTGCATCCTGTCCTTGATTTAAGCGTGGCAGTGATCCGGGGTTTTTGCCAAAAAGAGAGCGCTATGTTTGATTTCAGGCAATAACCGGATCAGACCAGGTTATACAGAAACACAATGCCTATGCCCGCCGGTGTAACGAACCGGAGCACAAACATGAAGGCCCTGAAGCTTCCGCCTTTCAGGCCGATATCGGAGGCCAGACCCTCCCGTTTCATGGCCCAGCCGGCAAACAGTGCAATGGCCAGACCGCCCAGCGGCATCATCAGGTTCGACACCAGGAAGTCGAGCAGGTCGAAGACGGTCTTGCCTTCGAGGAAGCTGATAAAGCCGAGCGGATGCACATCGCCCCAGATGTTGAAAGACAATACCGTGCCAATGCCGATAAACCAGATAGCAAAGCCGCCGCCAATGGCACTCTTCACCCGGCTGATGCCTTTGTGTTCTTCCAGCCATTCCACCACCGGTTCCAGCATGGAGATGGCGGACGTGATGGCCGCGACCAGAAGCAAGGCAAAGAAGACGGTGCCAAAGAGTGCTCCGCCGCTCATTTGGCCGAACGCCAGGGGCAGGGTAACGAAGATCAGGCCGGGGCCGGCGCCGGGCTCGAGGTTGTTGGCAAACACCAGCGGGAAGATTGCCAGGCCGGCCAGAAGGGCGACACCGGTGTCCAGTACGGCGATGGTCATGGCGGTTTTGGCGATGTTCACGCTTTTAGGCAGGTAAGAGCCGTAGGCCATCAGAACGCCGATGCCGATACTGAGTGTGAAGGCAGCATGGCCGAGGGCAGTGAGCACGCCGGCGGTCGTGAGCTTGCTGAAGTCCGGTGAGAACATGAAGCTGACGGCTTGGCCGAAGCTGCCGCTGGTCATGGCGTAGAAAACCATGGCGATGAGCAGCAGGAACAGCAAAGGCATCAGCAGGTTGACCGCTTTTTCCAGGCCGGAACGGATGCCACGGCTCACAATGAATACCACGATGGCCATGAACACGGAGTGCCAGAGCAGCAGTTCCCACGGGTTGGCCAGGAGGTTGCCAAATTGCCCGCCAATCACCTCTGCATCGGCACCGGTAAACAGGCCGAGTGCGGCCTTGCCGATGTACACCAGGGCCCAGCCACCGATCACGGCGTAAAAGGAAAGCAC
This region includes:
- a CDS encoding universal stress protein, which encodes MYHKLLVPVDLAHTEKMPKALNTAIDIAKHYDASVCYVTVTNTAPGAAAHNPEELAEKLEAFAEEQGKAHGIRATSKVLSTADTAVELDDKLLEAIRDTGADLVVMASHTPGIGDKLHILHSNAANIVKESDISVFVVR
- a CDS encoding DUF4381 domain-containing protein, whose product is MKTLVVILLIVLAGGVLALWLWRQWDHRLDQAAVDRLTALQPSNPGRFEPAMVAGLPEPARRYFLYTIAPDTPLYTVACISMAGRFGMGNRDKPDYLEMRASQVLAMPAGFVWKMNASRGLMRLSGSDTEGWTRFWLMELLPVARAGGDPDHTRSAFGRYVAEAVFWSPASVLPGPGIRWELVDENTARVTVRSNGLEQAVDVTVAKNGQPEEVSFFRWSNANPEKVHRLQPFGGYLSEFRDFGGFRLPTRVAAGNFFGTEDYFPFFVVSVTDITFPGA
- a CDS encoding sodium-dependent transporter, encoding MSQNTQPHQQANNLWSSKLAFTLAAAGSAVGLGNIWKFPYITGENGGGAFVLIYLACIFLIGVPVLVAETMIGRKGGQSPVATMRTLTRSEGTSRGWQAIGWNGVIASFLVLSFYAVIGGWALVYIGKAALGLFTGADAEVIGGQFGNLLANPWELLLWHSVFMAIVVFIVSRGIRSGLEKAVNLLMPLLFLLLIAMVFYAMTSGSFGQAVSFMFSPDFSKLTTAGVLTALGHAAFTLSIGIGVLMAYGSYLPKSVNIAKTAMTIAVLDTGVALLAGLAIFPLVFANNLEPGAGPGLIFVTLPLAFGQMSGGALFGTVFFALLLVAAITSAISMLEPVVEWLEEHKGISRVKSAIGGGFAIWFIGIGTVLSFNIWGDVHPLGFISFLEGKTVFDLLDFLVSNLMMPLGGLAIALFAGWAMKREGLASDIGLKGGSFRAFMFVLRFVTPAGIGIVFLYNLV